In Paenibacillus ihbetae, the following are encoded in one genomic region:
- the proC gene encoding pyrroline-5-carboxylate reductase: MCQTPQNRPLIDSAITFYGAGSMAEAIVKGLITRHVIHPERITMLNRSNVQRLEELSQRYGVQFNSDADAKHQILKTSPVIVLAMKPKDAAKVLKELGTMLSPDQLIISVIAGLSIHTTQTLLGKNQPVARTMPNTSASIGLGSTGISFSKEISEEQRQLVLTLFEAVGQVTVIEEEKMDILTGISGSGPAYFYYMMEAMTAAGIRGGLSPEQSRDLTLQTILGAARMVQQTGEPPASLRAKITSPNGSTQAALETLDRGDFFETVIAAVNRCAERSKEMGAMLKEQAL; this comes from the coding sequence ATGTGCCAAACCCCACAGAACCGCCCATTGATCGATAGTGCCATTACATTTTACGGTGCGGGCTCGATGGCTGAAGCGATCGTGAAAGGCCTCATTACCCGACATGTCATACATCCCGAACGCATCACGATGCTGAACCGCAGCAATGTCCAGCGTCTCGAGGAGCTCAGCCAACGATACGGCGTGCAGTTTAATAGCGATGCGGATGCGAAGCATCAAATTCTCAAAACCTCCCCCGTCATCGTGCTGGCCATGAAGCCGAAAGATGCAGCAAAAGTATTGAAGGAGCTGGGGACGATGCTGTCCCCCGATCAGCTGATTATTTCGGTCATTGCCGGCCTCTCGATTCATACGACCCAAACGCTGCTCGGCAAGAATCAGCCAGTAGCACGCACGATGCCGAATACGTCCGCTTCGATCGGGCTGGGCTCGACCGGCATCTCCTTCTCGAAGGAAATCAGCGAGGAGCAGCGCCAGCTCGTCCTTACACTATTTGAAGCGGTGGGCCAGGTAACCGTCATTGAAGAGGAGAAAATGGACATCCTTACCGGCATCTCGGGAAGCGGTCCAGCTTACTTCTACTACATGATGGAAGCGATGACGGCTGCCGGCATCCGCGGCGGCTTATCGCCTGAACAAAGCCGTGACCTGACGCTCCAGACAATTCTGGGCGCAGCCCGAATGGTGCAGCAGACCGGCGAGCCGCCGGCATCGCTACGAGCAAAAATCACTTCGCCGAACGGCTCCACGCAAGCAGCTCTTGAGACGCTGGACCGCGGCGATTTCTTCGAGACGGTCATCGCTGCCGTCAATCGCTGCGCAGAGCGCTCCAAAGAAATGGGCGCAATGCTGAAGGAGCAAGCCCTATGA
- a CDS encoding 2,3-diketo-5-methylthiopentyl-1-phosphate enolase: MSRSIATYRIYDDQADFRKKATSIAVGMTVGSWTELPAAKQEAMQKHLGEVVDIQVHEGWEPGSRYADISIAYPDINFSRDIPALLVTVFGKISMDGRIKLTNLDLSPEFLSAFPGPKFGIDGVRDLLGVHDRPLLMSIFKSVIGLSADELREQFIRQALGGVDLIKDDEILFENELTPIQKRVRLCIEAAREVEQQTGKKLLYAANLTGHTSKLRDQALRAIDAGANALLFNVLSYGYDVLHELSSDPDINVPIAAHPALAGAIYPSPYHGIAAPVLLGQLMRIAGADLVLFPSPYGSVTMPREENLGIRDELHTVKLGVKRSMPVPSAGIHPGLVPRIIRDFGTDVVVNAGGGIHGHPLGTEAGGRAFVQAIEATMKSVPLAHYAEEREELKAALDIWGGEA, translated from the coding sequence ATGAGCCGTTCAATCGCAACCTACAGAATTTATGACGACCAGGCGGATTTTCGTAAAAAGGCGACCTCCATCGCCGTAGGCATGACGGTCGGGAGCTGGACCGAGCTGCCTGCGGCCAAGCAGGAAGCCATGCAGAAGCATCTTGGCGAAGTGGTGGACATTCAGGTCCATGAAGGCTGGGAGCCCGGAAGCCGTTATGCCGATATCAGCATCGCCTATCCGGATATTAACTTCAGCCGGGACATTCCTGCCCTGCTTGTGACGGTATTCGGCAAGATCTCCATGGACGGCCGCATCAAGCTGACCAACCTGGATCTATCGCCGGAATTCCTGTCGGCTTTCCCGGGGCCGAAATTCGGGATCGACGGCGTTCGCGACCTGCTAGGGGTTCACGACCGTCCGCTCTTGATGAGCATCTTCAAATCGGTGATCGGGCTAAGCGCCGATGAGCTAAGGGAGCAGTTCATTCGCCAGGCCCTCGGCGGCGTTGACCTGATCAAGGATGATGAAATTCTGTTCGAAAATGAGCTGACCCCGATCCAGAAACGGGTTCGGTTATGCATCGAAGCCGCCCGCGAGGTCGAGCAGCAGACGGGCAAGAAGCTGCTGTATGCTGCCAACCTGACAGGTCATACTTCGAAGCTGAGGGATCAGGCCCTTCGAGCGATCGACGCCGGGGCCAACGCGCTGCTGTTCAACGTCCTGTCCTACGGGTATGACGTCCTGCACGAGCTCAGCTCCGATCCGGACATCAACGTGCCGATCGCCGCCCATCCCGCGCTTGCAGGTGCCATCTACCCGTCTCCGTATCACGGAATCGCCGCGCCGGTTCTGCTCGGCCAGCTGATGCGGATCGCCGGCGCAGACCTGGTCCTGTTCCCGTCGCCGTACGGCTCGGTCACGATGCCCCGGGAAGAGAACCTCGGCATTCGGGACGAGCTGCATACGGTCAAGCTCGGCGTCAAGCGGAGCATGCCGGTTCCGTCCGCAGGCATCCATCCCGGACTCGTCCCGCGCATTATCCGCGACTTTGGAACGGATGTGGTCGTGAATGCCGGCGGAGGCATCCACGGCCATCCGCTGGGCACTGAAGCCGGCGGTAGAGCCTTCGTTCAGGCGATCGAAGCCACGATGAAATCCGTGCCGCTCGCCCACTATGCGGAAGAGCGCGAAGAACTGAAAGCCGCACTGGACATCTGGGGAGGAGAAGCATGA
- a CDS encoding 2-hydroxy-3-keto-5-methylthiopentenyl-1-phosphate phosphatase translates to MTAHGRTPVIFCDFDGTITNNDNIVAIMKHFKPEGYEGIMKDTVERAISIREGVGRMFALFPSSMKEEITSFVLEHAGIREGFGAFLEYLKQERIEFFVTSGGIDFFVDPILKPYGIPADHIFCNGSNFEGDTIEITWPHPCKDSCTNDCGMCKVTVMDRFPADRYYRILIGDSLTDFEGAKQADLVYSRSTLTEQCRKLGVHHVPFETFTDIYADLNDKLKQGVL, encoded by the coding sequence ATGACAGCTCACGGAAGAACACCCGTCATTTTTTGCGATTTTGACGGAACGATCACGAACAATGACAATATCGTAGCCATTATGAAGCATTTCAAACCGGAAGGCTATGAGGGAATCATGAAGGATACGGTCGAGCGGGCGATATCGATCCGGGAAGGGGTCGGACGGATGTTCGCCCTCTTCCCTTCCTCGATGAAAGAGGAGATTACGTCCTTCGTGCTTGAGCATGCGGGCATCCGCGAAGGCTTCGGCGCTTTCCTCGAGTATCTGAAGCAGGAACGCATCGAGTTCTTCGTCACGAGCGGCGGTATCGATTTCTTCGTCGATCCGATCCTGAAGCCGTACGGCATTCCGGCAGACCATATATTCTGCAACGGCTCCAACTTTGAGGGAGACACGATCGAGATTACATGGCCTCACCCATGCAAGGATTCGTGCACCAACGATTGCGGCATGTGTAAGGTAACTGTGATGGACCGATTCCCGGCGGATCGATATTACCGGATTTTGATCGGAGACAGCCTCACCGATTTCGAAGGGGCCAAGCAGGCTGATCTGGTGTACTCGCGCTCAACGCTCACGGAGCAGTGCCGGAAGCTTGGCGTGCACCATGTGCCGTTCGAAACCTTTACCGACATCT